The window AACATTGTTCCATACCAAGCTCATGCAGATCAACATGAGCATCAGGGTCAATCCCGACATGGGTCCGAAAGAGCTGCGCAAACTCGAATAACCAATCATCTATCTCCATCTCCTTATAATCGGGGTCTTCTAGTCCTCCAGATTTTtctttttgagaaaatttttcttgtttatcaATCTCAGCATCCATAAATTTTCCCACAGGATCAGCCAGTGAGATTTGTGACATATCATCATCTACCTTATCCGCTTCCTTCTTAAGAGGcttctcttcatcttcttctagtAGAGGTGGCTCTTGCTCAGGACCCACTTCAACAATATGCAACCTCAACAGACCAACAGATTCTCCTTTATCAGCATCAATCTCTTTCAGACTAAGGTCATCGACACATGACTCAGCCATTTTAAGTTCTGAGGTACATGTTATAGTTACTAAGTCACCATCATTGTCCTTGTATTTTACCAGGACGGCTTTTGACATAGGGAAACGATTGCCAACCACATTTCTCAATTCTTTAAAACTACAATTCACTGGCATTTGTGCAAGTCTTATGTCATGATCATAGACAAGTTTCAACGGTCTCCATCGGCTTGTAGAGTGTGCAGATTGCTGAAAAAGTGGAAGCGAATTTGGTTGACAAAGCAACTGTTCCTTCTGGTTATCCTTACTACCATCAGTATTGGATCTTGAAGAACCATTTGACGGCTTCAAGACAACTTTTGGAAACTGGATTTTGGTCTCTCCCTCTTTTTCAATTGACGGGATAGGATAAAGCTTTTCCGACTTGTTATCATATGGTAGAGCTGATATTGCAGCTGAATGAGACGGCTTCTTGAATAAAGGTCTAGCTGGCAAACAAGGACCAAGGCCAGAAACTGGGGCCCCACGAACCGCAGAGGCACCCAAGGCAGCTGGCGATGGGCGGCTTTGGAGGTCCTGCTGGGCTTCTGTGCGAGGTCCGGACACCATCCTCAATCTTTCAGCGATCTCCAAAGCATCATGATTATTGGTGTCCACAACTAACAGTTCACGCACATCCAGCATGGCCATTTCATACTTCCCTATCGCTTCAAATGCGCGAGCTCTCCTTAAAAGAGCTCGGACATACCGAGGCTGTACCTGAAGAGCCAAAGTACACTCTGATATCACAGCATCATAGTCAATAGGTTTCATTTGCATCATACACGCAGCTCGGTTGCTGTGAAAGACTGCTCGATCAGGACTTGTTTTAGGGGTAAGTTCAAGGGCATTTTCATATTGTTGAAGGGCACCTAAATAGTCTTTAGCCTGAAACCTCCTATTGCCCTCTTCCTTTAGCTCATGGGCTCTTTTTAAGTAAGCTGATGAATCTAAATTAACACCACCATTAGCAACGGAAGCAGGGGAAGAGTTATCACCTCCAGAAACCTGGTACTGGCTCTGGGCTTGGTTACCAGTGATCTTCTTTTTACTATGCCTAGACTTCCCCATATACTTATTTTAAATCCTTACAAGACTCGAACTTTACGGtgtaaatattcaaattttcgaTAAATAAGCTTTATCGTCGATGCTTTCGAGTATCGATTAACACccttttctaaaaataatagatAACATAATATGAAAAAAAGTAAACGAGGGAAAGAAAGGAACACTGACAGGTACAAATCTCACGCCTTTATTGAACTGATTGATTGCTTTTCGGATTTGAATGTCGAAATCCAGAAGCAGAATAGAAGAAGATCGAAACTGTTTTTTGTATTAGATTGAATGAACTCAGTCTTGTGTGTGAAAAAGATGGGTCTAGTCCAGGTAACAGAGATGGAGTTCGAAACCCTAACTTGAAAATGGAATTGATGCCCCACGTGCGAGTTTTATTTGTTCTTGGTGATTGGGCCCGAATAGTTTGGGCTAACCATTTTACTTGGGCCCAAAATACATTAACAAATTTTCCATGCCACATTACTATTTTAGAAAATAAGCTCTTAAATTCTCATAATCTCGTATCTTAGCAAAACTTAATTATGACCTAACTCCATTGAGACAAGGATAAATCttagaataggtctcttgtgagaaggtctcacgaatctttatttgtgagaaggtctcacgaatctttatttgtgagacgagtcaactctaccgatattaacaataaaaagtaatactcttagcataaaaagtgaataaaaatttaactttagGCGCTAAATATTACTGAAATAAATTGAATAGATATTTTCTTTATCTTATTTAGACTCGTCCAAAATCTATAAGCCCGTCACCTTTAGTTAaagatattataaattaatcaaattatcaTCTCAATAATCTTTCTAACATTGGTTGAGAAgtataaataaaatagtatgatttttttaattaataatttatatccTATATCTATAATTGTAGTATTCTACTATATTTTCTTAGCCACTGATTgacgtttaaaaaaaaaaaaattatttgttttttaataaaatttaataagttTGGTATTTACTATTCATCCATATTGCTTAATTTTATGTTTGGAAGTTGAAAATTCATTATTCATTGGTTTTCACTTATTTAGTTAtttgtttcttaaaaaatcaCGTAACTATCTGAAACCATGCATGCAGTAGATTTTACTTAAAAAACCTCGACTTACAAAATTGCTTAAAACCGAACCATAGATGACAATTCGACTTGAATTTATAGTGAGAAAGATTATCCTTCCTTGACGAGAGAACTCATTTTATTGAACtaaattgatttaaaaattaacgAAGTAATTCGATTTTTGAATGAGTTTCaatcatttttaataataatagatacTAACCACGACGATGTCTCGATGTGACCTTAACAAGAATGATATGATTGAACATTCGACATTTTATTAATACTATCGTTAGTTGCAGGGGTGGAACAAGGATTCAAAATTACCTGAAGCTGACTTTATCATATactgtatttaataaaataaatgattaactaaaaaatttaaaataaaaaatatgtaaatattgacttcatgaaaacatagaacaaaaatatttaatatttaatacctTCAAAAACATAGAGCTAAAACATTACTGAAGTTGTGTTCTTCGATTCTTTTTAGAATAAAACTCATTAATTGTTAAATCGTTGTTaattttttcaaccaaatctcgTTCGATGTATATTACCATAGAATCTTCGAAAAACTCTGCTTTCATCTTGTTACGAAGAGCTTTTTTTAACAAGTTTCATTGCTGAAAATGCTTGTTATGTTGTTGCTGTAGAAACAGGGAGAGTTATAACAAGAAGAATCAAcctttcaattaaataaatatatcatatttgataaataagtaaataacgtagataaaaatatataaatcacatGTCAATCAAATCGTAAGTTCCTCACTTATTTGTCTCAATTAATCTTCGAAATAATTCAGAAATAGTTGATAAATTATCAAATCTTTCATGGCCAGTAACATCAAGTTTATAANCTTTCATGGCCAGTAACATCAAGTTTATAGTGATCTAATTGCATTATCAAGtgatgcaaatcttgtgaataGAAATCAAGATAATAGAATTTCTCAGCAAGTCGATAGATATGATCAACATTAAGAAGCTTAAAGTTTTCTTTAGGCTCTAAAGCATAActaagtttaagaagttcaacTGCCTCATCCTTGAATCTATTATTAAGCTCTTTAACTTAAAAATCTATTGCACCTATAATTACATCAAATCGATAGTGGTGTTCAACTGtgattgaatcattttgttgaCAAGAACGGCTTGTACCAGATTTAAAAactaaaaccaaaatttcaattaaacaaatcgatttttcaaattatttcagcTCAATCACTTATTTGAGTTGAAATCGATATTTTGTTTATCCCTAGACTGAATTGATGTATGGCCTTATCTTAATTATAAAAcggatttttcaaattttttactcCTAAAAATCATTGCGATCAAAAGCCAAAGTCAGTTCACATCATTTCTTAAAACTAAAagtaagaacaaaacaatgcaTAGATTTGGACATTgacaaacattaaaaaataatatggacattaataaaaaaaaaataatttgatacgTCATTTAAGTCATTATAcacaaaattcaaatcatataatatcacatattatgattcacatttaaaatttgaacaatttctcaaaatcattactttatttttctcaaaataaattcTTGTAAATATACACTAGttcatactaaaaaaattaaaattctattaaacttttattattaatataaattaaataaatatataataaaatatgtagtaactgcataattatattatcatattagctcaatttaatatatttgtgtgttattataaatatagtCTAAaaatgagtgggtctcatgtgagactgtctcacagatcctaatctgtaagacgggtcaatcccacccatattcacaataaaaagtaataccatgagcataaaaagtaatactttttcatgaatgacccaaataagagatctgtctcacaaatatgacccgtgagaccgtctcacacaagtttttgcctctaaaaatatatttgaaatttaaagctaattttaaaaatcaactaaCATTAAGTTCTTCAACCTTTTGAACAAAATGCAAGCAAAAGTCAAATTTGATTATAGGTATTTGTAGaaggtaattttaaaaaattcctcataattaaaaaaattcttcaaatttgCATAAATAAAGTGaagctaaaaaaataaaaataagaaaaaaatactgaaaaaccaaaaaaaaaattgtaaatttagGTGGGGCTGGAGCCCACCCTAGCCCAAGGATGGCTCCGCCCCTGGTTAGTTGTCACCCGTTtaactaaaatttttatattatatgtaaCCCAAATTGTTCGGTTAAGcgtgcatgagtgagagtaatactgagatgggtgacctcctgagaagttcACATGCGTCAAGCTCCTGACATTGCGTCGTTTGATCTGGTTGTCTAAGTGGACCGTAAAATTGTGACACCATATCTTaatgggtaatactgtcactGCTGAGGACATGAACGACGATAGGAAAATggtaagactgatctctaaGGGATATGAGACAGCACCAGCAGATAGACACGCACCTCTTTGGACTACGGGCCTAAGAGCCCGATCCATTAGAATAAAAGTAGGTTCAATTTGCATTGCCACAActataaggaaataaagttaCGCATTGGCTAACATCTATAAATTTTGCCTAATGATAAGCGCTTGATCCTAACACAAATACtacataattaataaaaaaatgtattgaatttttttatagtgAATGAAAAATTAATTAGCTCATGTAGTAGACTTTGGACCATatcaattttaattaaataatatgtatatatataaagtgaGTGTCAAATGATATTTGGATTTCTAAAAGGTCAAATGACCATTCATATTCTGAAAGGTCAAATAAACTTTAATTTTTGTAAATgttaaataacttttatttttctgaaaagtCAAATGACATTTGATTTTCTAGAAGGTCAAATAACATTTtctaaaatgttaaataataaCATTTGTTTTATTGAAAGATCAGATAACCTTTTGCATTTGATAAGGTCAACATTTttcgtgtgtatatatatatatgtgtgtgtgtgtgtgtgtgtgtgtatatatatatatatatatatacacacacacattatCATTTCAAATGAATAACTTGAATCACTTGAAAGAACTTTCAAAATTCTCTCTCTGAACTTTTTTATTCTCTTGACTTCTATCATTGTTATTTCTTTTGAATCATGACAAAGTTCATGTACTGTTCAATTTGTATGTACAGATTTTGTGCTAAGTTGATGCATGTATTACcattgtatcctgggaaacaatCGTCCACAATGAATCTCGAAGCACCGTAGGATGtgacaaatatattttaagGAAATTGTAACATATTACAGGCATCGAtttgatttcattttcttttaaatttatctcTACAGGATCTGTAtgcattttttcaaatattatatcgattctattttattttatttttaattaattgctTTGTGTTTAGTTcatttttgaacatttcaagAACGAACTATCGTAGCTCTTCTAATTACAAAATCTTTTAAAGAGTATATTCACCCCCTCTAAATTGTAATCTGGTCCTAACAAGTGGCATCAGAGTGTGTTGTTCTTGAAAGAGCATTTGAAActgattttataattaaaaatttgaaatttcagatttttctaACATATATATGCATAGTTGAGATTTCTGACAACTTGCAGAAACTTGAGAAAAATTACGTAACTCCTTGCTCGTTAGCACAAATGAAAGATCTCTCTTTGCTTTGCAAACTGGACTCATATAAGATTGCAACACTAAAAAATTTGCAGCTTGGTCACGCTCGAAAAAAAGCAGTTTATTCGTTGAAGTCAGATTATATGtgcaatttataaaatttgagaacaaGGCATGGACAAAAGTTGGCGTTTTTTCAAGAAGCTCAAAGATGTTACACTTATCAAGGAGAAGACAgttatattcaaattttagtcACGTATCATCAAGAGAACTCGGTATCCTCGCTACAAGTTTTATTAATTCTATGATACTTTAGTAATATGTCAATTAGATATTGCATCTTATGCTAACTTGGTTAGCAATTCTCTTGCATTTGTTGATTGTACTTAATGAATAATAAGGAACAATTTCAATGTTTATGAATATTGGAATCAAAAAACATGTCTTGATTTTGTGTTGGTTGAAATTATGAGCTTGAGTTGCTTATTCTTGTTGAAGCTAGATGCTTGATTCATGTATTCATGTgttgaatatttttatgttaataattcTGTTTtgcatattttgaaaatatttacgtTGGTTAGTTACCTCTATActttttttcaatttcaaacttttaaaaatttagtatgagtgttaattataattttaagggGATGTTGAATTTAAATGTTGAGGGGGAGTAAAAAACTttgtcaataaattttttttataaagaaatatgTTAGACATAATTcttttatccaagttttgtgatcatcaaaatgagggagattgttggattaCGAAAACACTAtcaatcttgattttgtttaTAGCAAAACTTGTTGttatgtttctaacatatttactcaagtgtatAACTGCAAGAGGTCAAGTTGAGAGATTTTACAAGCTGAAACTTAGATGAAGTCAAGCTGAAAATTAGGCGAGATAAAGTATTTCGATGATATCTCTTAAACAAATAATCCAAATGACTAGCGGAAAAAAATGGTTGGAAAGCCAACTCATTATATAGAAATCATATTTCATGTCAGTTGACTTAATTCGGATATGATCGAGGCGAAATGGTGGTCACAATATTCAACCGGCCAAACATCCTCAAGCCGGATGGTTCGATAGACTTGCTCTAGTATTATGGTCATATATCTCAGCTTATTTATCATAATGGAACAATTCAGCATgtgttggaaagataagacaatgatctacaaatcatcttcaaagactgaagtctgaatcgaagcttagaAAGCTGATAAATCACATTGACATTTATGTTATGCAACACAGATACTCCTTCCGACTGGACACGAGCAATGCCGGTATTTCGACCATATCTCTCTCGTATGAAATCGAAATTGAGTGATTCTTGATTCTATggaaatttaagaaaaataactaCAACTTGTATATATGTATCACTTTGCCCGAAATCAATTTATCAGTAGTTATAATCACCTGATTTTACCATATGCATTCAACCATTGTGCTCATGCAATCGTTTTTCTCATCTAACCGGGTCATTCATTCAATTGCTTTGCTCCTGAAACTTGACCACAATAGCAACCTACCAGAAACTCAATTATGACTGTTGCAATGTCAGAAACAGTACATAACATTTTCTAACGGTCATATATTTGTGTCTATTGTATATATCACTCTTGGAAGCTATGTACAACATCTTGAATATCAAATACAAGCTTTTTAAGGGGATTCAAAGTATGGACAACCTGCATGAAGAAATTAGCTAAAATGAGATCAAGCCCAAGAAAAGGAGGTTTAAATAGATATACTAGCTTAATAAGAGCTTTTCCCCTTGTGTGAGTATACATTCgagagtatatatatatatatatatatatatatgtatatactaTAATAGATTAATTTCCTTGCACACTATCAGTTACATATACAAGAGATgagcttcaaagtttagttgagtgaTAGTCTTCATAAATACATTAAAAATTGTGTTTGTAGTTTTGgaataaaatacataaacatTATACGGATTGTAAGGTTGCTGCATATAATCGAGAGTATGCTAGGAGTTTTGATTTGGCAATGGATAAGTCCTaacttgagatgagtttatacaaatagttgtataaatcaaagtcttataTTGAATCTTTTCAAAGGGAAGTAAGGGTGACGTATGAATTGctaatctccgaacatctattaacaaattcttgaatatttatttatcgcATTTAATTACTTTTGCTATGTTTTTATAGTCATagttgaagtattttatgtatttttcaaATACTAAAATGTTGCGTacaaaatgtttgataaaattattCAACCAAATCATTCTTATTATttcaacttgcatattttttaaattcttttcaaaatatttagttgTCATTTAGAAAGATTATTTTTAGCTTCTTCCGTttggttttataattaaaataaatttaatttattgttatttgttttattttggaaTATTTCAAGAATGAGCTATTGTCGTTCTTTTAATCGCAAAATCTTTTCAAGAGTTTATTCATCATCCATCTAAACTGTAACCCGATTCtaacaatattaaaatttacaatTATAACACACTTCATCCataaacaatatttcaaaattattctcATTTCCCTcaacaaaattaaaacatattcgttttttgaaatattcattaattaatcTTTGTTTCAGATATGGCTATTAGTTCGAGTGACTCAAGTGTGCCAAATGCCACTCCCTTTAATTCTAAGGTCACTGTTTCTGCTGCTGCGATGCTAGTGAACCATGCTGATAAACTAAAGAAATTTGATGGGTAAAATATCAAAAGGTAATAGCAGAAGATGTTCTTCTATCTCTATACATTGAACCTGTCAAGGTTTCTGACCGAGGATGCTCCCGATCCTGCTGAGGGCAAGAGAGATATGCTGAATGTTATTGTTGCTGATGCATGACACCATTCGGATTTTTGTGTAGAAATTATGTAATGAACGGTTTGGCTGATTCACTATATAATGTATACAATGAAAAGAAAATGGCTAGAGATTTGTGGGAATATCTGGATCGAACATATAAAACCGTGGATGTCGGGGCCAAGAAATTTATGTTGGCAGATTCTTGGACTATAAAATACTGGACTCCAAAATAGTGATAAGTCAGGTTCAAGAACTCCAACTGATCTTCATTGGTATTCATGCAGAGGACATGATGTTGAGTGAAACTTTTCAAGCAGTAGCCAACATGGAAAAACTGTCTCTGGATTAGAAAGATTTCAAGAATTATCTGAAACATAAACGAAAGAAGATGAATGTGAAAGAGCTTATTGTTAGGCTTCGTATCGAAGAAAACAACAAGGTATTTGGAAGAAAGATTTTCAATCCTTCTGTGACTAAAGCCAATATCGTCGAGCATGGGCAGCGCTTGAAAGTCAAGAAATTAGCTGGTTGAGAAAGTATCGGTGCCAAGTTGGGACTCAAGAAAAATGTattcaagaaaaaatttctAGGAAAATGCTTCAATTGTGGCAGTCTGGGTCAAAGAGCTTCTGAATGCaagaaaccaaagaaaatagaGGGATAAATATGCTTGAGGCCATGTCTCAAGAGGTTTTTAATATGAACCTATGTGTTTATTTATGAAGTGAACTTGGTGGGTTTAAACCCACGGGATTGGTGGGTTGATATTGGTGTCACTCGCTACCGTGCTCCGATTAGTAGCTGTTTGCGAATCTTGATGAATTGGAGAATGGAGAAAATGTGTACACGGAAAACTCTGCTACATCTGATATCAAAGGTCAAGGAAAAGTGATCTTGAAAATGACTTATGGGAAATAACTGACTTTCAACAATGTGTTGTATGTGCCCTAATTCGGAAGAATTTGGTGTCCGGTTCACTTTTGAATAAGCACAGCTTTCGTATTGTTTTTTATTCAGACAAATTTGTTTTGTCAAAATGTGGAATGTTTGTTGGAAAGAGTTATGTTAATGATGGCTTGTTTAAGCACAATGTAATGGAAATTAagccaaaaataaataaagtaaatgCTTGTGCTTATTTTCTCGAGTCTTCCAATTTGTAGCATAGTAGACTAGgacatgttaattatgataccATTCGTAGACTAACATAGACATAAATGCGAAACTTGTGTTGAAGAAAAACTAACATGATCGCCTTTGAAATAGTGAACCCTTGATTTAATTCACTCATCTATTTGTGATTTAATAAAAAGAATGCAAACGCgtgatgaaaataaatatttcattacttTTATTGACAATTACACAAAATTCTGTTATGTGTatcttcttaaaaataaaaattaaatcatagaTAAGTTTGTTATTTACagaagtgaagatgaaaatcaaattaacaagaaaattaaggTGCTAAGAAGTGATAGTGGAGGTGAATATGAATAATCATTTGCTGAGTTATGTGCTCAACATGGAATCATACACGAAAAAATGCATCTTATTCTTTTCAGCAAAATGACATTgcataaagaaaaatttgttctTTGAAATAAATGATGAATGCATTGGGGTTGAGTTCTAGTTTACCAGAGATCATGTGGGGTAAACCTATGTTAACATCtaattaccttttaaataaggtgTATCGAAAGAAACAAGACAAAATCcatatgaattataaaaatgatatttgcgAGTGTGGGGTGTCTTGCCAAAGTGGCATCACATTCTCCGAAGATGCTAAAAATATGATGAAAAATTGTTGATTGCATTTTCACTGGATATGTACAAAATATTAATGCTTATTGTTTTCTTGTTTATGAATCTCAAATATCTGATATCCACAAGAATATGATAATGGAATCGAGAAATGCGTCGTTCTATTCATGTGaggaattattaaattttttatattgaaataaaaattaattagctCATGTAGTTGCTTTAGACCATATCGATTTAATTAAATGACATGTATAAAGGTCATTTGACTtttcagatatatatatatatatNaaacagggtctaaattttttttttcaatataatatcaaatgcggaacgtaatggaatcactctactatacatatcagtataaaagtcaAGTAAAAgttttgtactatatacaatcatttacaaactaaggttcaactactaaatatcaagtgttcaaccctatctcagatcaagtccgtagtctccactctaatcacgatctctctcttcatctcctcgaccctgaacctgtcccacctgttgtcatgcacacatacaaacacgacaacagccggataactccggtgagaacaaatcctagTATAAAttaacgaaacatgcaatcatataattaatataaagcatgaagcagatatcagatatatatcaaaatctgaaacataattaatatcaaactatcaatcatagtCGTGACTCCacggctcagactagactcaatcctagtatagggatcccggtttccagaagttggtattcctatatcgaccaacagtaatagaagaaactccgattctatccacgtcgatataaccaaacatccagtgtcttgacctatccgtcacagactgtggcactatcgccaatacactatcttgtgacatcgtgcaatgtgcccgtggcgatcccgccactatcaggtacttctgtcacaagatcactcgtctaaacacatgctctctatacatcaatagaacaagcatatcaaatcaaatcaatgcaaataataacaaatagtatgtgatttagggaaacacaagtatatcctacttgtgtcgatctcccaNNNNNNNNNNNNNNNNNNNNNNNNNNNNNNNNNNNNNNNNNNNNNNNNNNNNNNNNNNNNNNNNNNNNNNNNNNNNNNNNNNNNNNNNNNNNNNNNNNNNNNNNNNNNNNNNNNNNNNNNNNNNNNNNNNNNNNNNNNNNNNNNNNNNNNNNNNNNNNNNNNNNNNNNNNNNNNNNNNNNNNNNNN of the Primulina huaijiensis isolate GDHJ02 chromosome 1, ASM1229523v2, whole genome shotgun sequence genome contains:
- the LOC140980490 gene encoding protein CLMP1-like; the protein is MGKSRHSKKKITGNQAQSQYQVSGGDNSSPASVANGGVNLDSSAYLKRAHELKEEGNRRFQAKDYLGALQQYENALELTPKTSPDRAVFHSNRAACMMQMKPIDYDAVISECTLALQVQPRYVRALLRRARAFEAIGKYEMAMLDVRELLVVDTNNHDALEIAERLRMVSGPRTEAQQDLQSRPSPAALGASAVRGAPVSGLGPCLPARPLFKKPSHSAAISALPYDNKSEKLYPIPSIEKEGETKIQFPKVVLKPSNGSSRSNTDGSKDNQKEQLLCQPNSLPLFQQSAHSTSRWRPLKLVYDHDIRLAQMPVNCSFKELRNVVGNRFPMSKAVLVKYKDNDGDLVTITCTSELKMAESCVDDLSLKEIDADKGESVGLLRLHIVEVGPEQEPPLLEEDEEKPLKKEADKVDDDMSQISLADPVGKFMDAEIDKQEKFSQKEKSGGLEDPDYKEMEIDDWLFEFAQLFRTHVGIDPDAHVDLHELGMEQCSEALEETVTSEEAQSLFDKAAVKFQEVAALAFFNWGNVHMCAARKKMPIDDSSGKEIMATQLQTAYDWVREKYSLAREKYEEALLIKPDFYEGLLALGQQQFEMAKLHWSFVLAKKDDLTKWDPTETISLFDSAEEKMKAATEMWEKLEEQRAKESKDPTVSKKDELLKRKKKQGSAAEGDTSGIGGREEISPEDAAEQASVMRSQIHLFWGNMLFERSQIECKLGLSGWEKNLDVAVERFKLAGASEADISTVVKNHCSKEAAAEVPGSSAINSIP